The Lolium rigidum isolate FL_2022 chromosome 2, APGP_CSIRO_Lrig_0.1, whole genome shotgun sequence genomic interval GAAATACGTGTTTTAGGCAGCGGGCTCGTGGACACCTATAAGTCAGAGTGGATTTCCCTTCTAATAAGttgtttttctagtgctagcagcaTGAGACAAAATATATACACATATTTTTCCACTAATTATTACATGAACTATTTTGCCATCAACCAAAGCCAGCTAAGGTAGTTTTCTTATGTGATACTATTGATGTTGCTGCTAGACCTCGGGTAAGTTGAACATATTGGTTTCTTTATCAACTAGCTGATACAATTAGAATGGAGGCTATTTAAAATAAATAGTAAGCTTTATAATACAATAGAACATTTATATGGTAGAGTTCAATATCATCAAATTTGAAATAGGAGTTCAACACCCAAAGGCTGTAACTAAACGAAACCTGCATTTGGTCCAGCTAACACCAGGAGCGGTAAGTCATGTAAGTTCAAAATTGTCGAAACAACTACAAAGTTAATATATTCTTCTTCGTCTTTTTGATAGGAACTAAACTTGTCTTCAAGGCaatctcatgacaagaatgtcaaTCATAAGAAAgtcaaacagaaaataagaaaaaagagGCTCAACGGGCTTGTGATGACTAGTATTTATATTAAACTTTTATACTTATTGATAATTTATTTGTATGGAACTACAAATGCAGTAAGTATGTTGATTTATATATACCTAGTTATGATAGTTAAACACATAGTAATGTTGTTAATATAATGTGTGATTTGTTATATAGTTCTAATGCCAATTATTGAGAAAAGCACGACTTCGTGGAGATTTAAACGTTGTtttttgcacacacacacaaaaaaaactttAGAAATGTTCGAGGCATTACCCCTTACAAAGATCCTTGAATCAGACAAGCTTAAATGAGAATTAAATAATAAAAACAAGTATCTATCGCAAATTAATTTGTGGCACTTTGCTAAGTTTTGTACATGTGTGTTTCTATATGTATCCACATGTATTTTTTAGCATCCTTAAATATCCTGGTGGAGTCCTAAAAAATGCTTGTTCCAACAAATATCCTCAGTCTTTCAAGTTGTAGATATGGTGCAGCCAAGTTGCCAAATCCTAAGGGcatggggtgatgtcagccttccccAACGGTCTGCCACATagaatttttgcttagttggaggaggaagaaggcagaAAGAGAAGGTTGTTTtctcttagctaagggatgatctataagagaagactatttttGCATTGTACAACTTGTCTTTCCTTAGATACACAATTTCCTACTAAAAGTAATTAATTCTCATTTATTGTAAGGGAtacaataagagataatgcattgtatttCTATTATTTACGCCTTCTCTAGCTGGTGTGGATTACTAAGAGAAGACATGTCttccctaccattgtacatgccctaaggaaCGTCAAGTCGAGAGTCTTACTCCAATAGATGTTTTAACTAAGTTATTCAGGCAAAGCCAAGGTTAAGCTTGTTTTTCTTTGCATAAGTACCGCGGTGACAAATTTGCTAGTTGACACCATGGTTTGTTGTGGATTTATATTTGTATGAGTACCCAATTTTTAAGAAAGGTGAAGCGTAAGGATTTTGACGGATATTATAATTTCTATAGGTAATTGCTCCATTGTACCGTTGGGTACAAAATAGTGTCTATGATTGCAATGCAGCAATAAGAAAAACATAGGTATATCCACATGATTGAAGTGCCATAGTGTGTTGAAACTTTAGAAATAAAAACATGGGAACTTAAGAGAAGACCATAATCATAGCCACGTTGCTTTGTATATTTATAAGATAGTATCCACCAATTTCAAAAATTAGGTGATGCCCAATGTGTTGCTGCGGTAACATGTGTTAAAACAAATGCACAAATAGATGCTTACAAACAATTAGAACTAATGTGAGGATAAAGGTAAGGGTCTTCTCTATTTACATTCTATAATAAACAATAAAAGTATACTACAAATGTTTTATAAACAGAGATAACTATTTGTTTAAACTTAATGCGACACCATCATTTTTTTAAAAGTGAAGCGTGGACAGTATATTTTAACTTCAAGGGTCCCAACACATTTAGAATAAACTAGTACACAAAATTATTGAAATTTTTAACTTGTTGAATATACATGGATCTTTATAAAAAAACATACACCACAGTAACGAGAAGTACAATTAAACCTGACCATGGGTAGCCCGACCCAGGCTTCCCAACCGAAAAAATTCAGGGCCAGGGCAATTCATGTAATTGGGTTGGGCTTAGGCATGCATTTTCAGCCAGAAGGACGGGCCACCGTGTGCTCGGGCATGGCGTATGGGTGGGCTACAACGATGGCCTAGCCTGATCCCCGTCAGTCttggaaaactctagaaaaaggccgaccttcgtgaagggaaggcaactcactccgcacgcgacaagtggcgcgctgtggtgccagaaaattcctgggaagtggtctccctgctcgccacgtgtcgcaaggggaagcaaagtggggatgggggaggagagagaagactgtgttgtgtcagtttttccctttttcttctagattcgttttttcaaaatgaaatatcttgagaaccgtaagtccaaattgcgaaccgttttcacttttgagatcctcgcgtcgagatcttcgaaactagatcccatgttgatagatttggagatacttttttttcgtacttccaatagtagtatgattgtacctgtggtgtgtacgTAACTGTACCTGTGTTTGAACCGAAAAGTACTTGTTTTTAGTGTGTTTGGTGCAGTTTTTCCTTTACTGCTAATCTGTACTCGCCGTGTGCGGGATCTGTACTGTACTTACGCGTGACTGTGCACTGCTCGTGTGTGCATCGTACGTCTGtatatgtacttgctcgtgttcacgactgtacctgcttgtATGCGTGTTTGTACCTGCTTgtatgcgtgactgtacttgtattcgctcgtgtgttcaactgtactcgtgtgttgtgcgtggctgtacctgctcgtgtgcacgactgtacctgctcgtgtgcgtgactgtgcgtgtactcgcctgtgtgttcaactgtactcgtgtgttgtgcgtgactgtacctgctcgtgtgcacaaCTGTACCTATACTCgcatgtgtgttcaactgtactcgtgtgttgtgcatgactgtacctgctcgtgtgcatgcATGTACCTCCTCGTGTAtgcgactgtacttgtactcatcTGTGTGTGCAACTGTATTTGCGTTGTGTACCTAATATTAGTGTGTACTTGATTTGCAAGAGTACTCGTATTGAAGCCCAAACTGTGCTCGCGTATGGAAACAAAGCCAGATCAGTTGCATGAAGCTAGCATGCATGTGCAGGGAGCTACGCATGAATTCGCGTGGGGAGGCTCTTACGCGGTCGCCGGTCGGCCAGGTACACGCGCGGTGCGACAGACGTACGCGCGAGGCGACGTAGGCACGGCCGTGATGATCTACGCGCGCGGCGCGGTCTCGCGCGGGACGACGTACGCGTGGGCTGAGGGACGACGTATACGCCACGTGTTGTTTTATGATGGGTCTagtttcccttcgcgaaggtcggtctTTATCTAGTGGTACCCGTCAGTCTTTTGTGTGTTTGAAATAGACTTGGAAATAATTTTGGGGCCTGATGGATGGGCTAGGGTAGGTTAGGATCGGCCCAAGGGTTTCAGCATCAAGGTTTTTTAGGTCCAGCACAAAACACAGCCAGGCCCGAGATATGTTCAGGTATAAGAGTGTATTTTTATTTGACAAATCTAACATTTCTTATTGTTAAGATAATCTTCAAATCCAAGGAACCTGTCAGTGCCTCATATTCTAGCATAGACGATGGCAACACATATGAGAGCCTCAGGAAACCTAAATCGGTCAAACATTTTTTTGAGATTGAAGACAAGTGCTCAGGTTATTCAAAGAAAGATAAAAACAAGATAAGAAGATGATGACCTCCTTCATCCTTGCATTGTTGAACTTGTTTGTTAGAATGAAAATTTATATAAGAAGAACCTCAAGATATGGCTGAATTCAAATAAAGCAAGAGATGCATGCATATTCAAAGTGACTCATTCCAAATGAACGAGAAGTAAATTTCTATCCTATGCTCTAGTGGCTAGTAATTCCAAAGCAGCATTTACCTGAGCAATGGTCTGGAAATCTTGGCTAGAAGGAGATCCACAAACAGTTAAACCATGTGCAAACATGAGAGAATGAATAGGAGGGCGACTGTGCCCAGAGAAATTCCACTAATCTGAATGGCactgatggtgaggcggcggctacatcctgaaatcagaataaggtcctccccgccctatcctcgttttggtggtgcatctagcgctgatGGAGGAGTGTAGAGTTATGTGTCTGTCAGATCTCTTGGGATTCAGTTGGTTTGtgtgtttgttggtgtggtttcatgtcaatctctTATGATTTACGGTTGTCattattggcgatggttgctcctTTGGTGCGTTCGTCATTTGGGACATTAGCACGACGACTTTCCGTATgtttactacaacaagctctattaCAACCAGCTTTGTCCGGCTCCGACGATGAAAAGACGAGGATAGCGGCACGCCTTGTGCTAGTGTATGTTGTTGTCGCTGGGTGGTCCGAGTACAAATTTGTAATTTCCTTTACTTTTTGGtctatttgtactactgttgatgatttttaatagatcggtggatttttcgcaaaaaaataacCTTAATATTAGTATGAAATTAGATCTTTTTTTTTAACAGGAATTAGATCTAAAATGTCGTTTCATCTAAAAAGGAAAATTCATCTCAGGCAGTGCATACAAACTATGACGTGTGGGACCTGCTGGCTGCTGGGGCTTTCGATTTCCTCTTTTTTTGAAAATGTTTGGGTCGAATCTTCTGAAGGAAGCCATCCTCTTCATCTCCTTCCTCCATTTTTCCCCTTTCGCCGGCGGCGCTAAACCCTAGCCAAAGCCTCCGAGCTCACAATTCCACGGAGTAGATCGGCAATGTCGTCCGCCGGCAACGGCACGAAGCCTTCGAGGTCCGCCATCGTGGCCGACATGGCGAGCGGGCACCACCTTCTCACTATCCACGGGTACTCCGGCACCAAGACCATCCCCACCGGAGAGTGCACCAAGTCCCTCCCCTTCACCATCGGCGGCCATCGCTGGCGCATCGACTACTACCCCAACGGCAAAAGATCCGAGGTCGCGCAATACATATCCCTCGGCTTAACCCTCGACGAAGATGTCGCGACCGAGGTGAAGGCGAAGTGGAACATCTGcctcgccgacgaggaggaggaggcgaagcaagTGGCGTCGCTGGCATCGGAATCGGTGTACAAATTCCCCTCCCGGAGCTGCTCGCCGTACACGACCTTCGTCAAAAGGGAAAACCTGGAGAACTCCAAGCATCTCAGGAATGATTCATTCACCATCCGGTGCGACATCGTCGTCGTCCGCGGTTGCCGCGCACAGGAGCACGCAGCGGCCTTTGTCTCCGTGCCCCCGCGCAACCTGCGCCGGCATCTGGGAGAGCTCCTCAAGACCGAGAAGGGCGCTGACGTGGTGTTCGAGGTCGGTGGCGAGACCGTCGCCGCGCACCGCTGCGTGCTTGCCGCTCGCTCCTCGGTCTTCAGCGCCGAGCTCTTTGGACCGATGAAGGAGGGCAACGCCGCCTCTGGCATTGTCGTGCGCGTGGAAGACATGGAGGTGGTGGTGTTCAAGGCGTTGCTCCACTTCGCCTACACGGACTCGTTGCCGGAGATGCAGAAGGAAGACGAAGACTTGACCTACCAGCATCTGCTTGTTGCAGCGGACAGGTACAATATGGAGCGTCTGAAGCTGATCTGCGAGGGGAAGCTGTGCGAGTACATCGATGTGGGCACGGTGGCGACCATCTTGGCGCTAGCCGACCAGCACCATTGTGAGGGGCTGAAGAAGGCTTGCT includes:
- the LOC124688738 gene encoding BTB/POZ and MATH domain-containing protein 1-like is translated as MSSAGNGTKPSRSAIVADMASGHHLLTIHGYSGTKTIPTGECTKSLPFTIGGHRWRIDYYPNGKRSEVAQYISLGLTLDEDVATEVKAKWNICLADEEEEAKQVASLASESVYKFPSRSCSPYTTFVKRENLENSKHLRNDSFTIRCDIVVVRGCRAQEHAAAFVSVPPRNLRRHLGELLKTEKGADVVFEVGGETVAAHRCVLAARSSVFSAELFGPMKEGNAASGIVVRVEDMEVVVFKALLHFAYTDSLPEMQKEDEDLTYQHLLVAADRYNMERLKLICEGKLCEYIDVGTVATILALADQHHCEGLKKACLNFLAAPATLKAVMATDAFQHLSRSCHSLMVELMAMSLQN